The Amycolatopsis sp. DG1A-15b genome window below encodes:
- a CDS encoding peroxidase family protein, with the protein MTSVVTATAEAGHPSPTGPGRYERMFPGLAPLATDPRLLAHAGGHGGICDAAIPGPSGDDAAGSAGWPFFGQLIAHDITADRSTLTSGLHPGALRNARAPKLDLEMLYSDGPIGSPFLYDTGDPAKFLLGRPDGGDVPRNQQGVALIGDPRNDSHLFALTLHGALLGAHNRLVDLLRDDNVTDVFDQARQALTWHYQWIVVHDFLPRLVGLPLVEQVLDEGGRWFAPPPGQACIPLEFSHAAFRYGHSQIRHTYRLVRGGPELPLFPDLVGFRPVPAGRRLDLALIFDLPGHPPAQRAKRIDGRLPASLIALPEQLTGIVEAAAHRSLAVRDLLRGGITGLPSGESVARHLGVPPLTADEGSWPHGTPLWIYILGEAQHRGGGDRLGPVGGCIVAEVLIGLLRADPSSYLSREPDWQPTLPAAGPAFGLADLLTLGR; encoded by the coding sequence GTGACGAGTGTGGTGACAGCCACCGCGGAAGCCGGGCATCCGTCGCCCACCGGGCCGGGCCGCTACGAGCGGATGTTCCCCGGCCTCGCCCCACTGGCCACCGACCCGCGGCTGCTGGCGCACGCGGGCGGCCACGGCGGGATCTGCGACGCGGCGATTCCCGGGCCGAGCGGCGACGACGCGGCCGGGTCCGCCGGGTGGCCGTTCTTCGGCCAGCTGATCGCGCACGACATCACCGCCGACCGATCCACCCTCACCAGCGGCCTGCACCCGGGAGCGCTGCGCAACGCCCGAGCGCCGAAGCTCGACCTGGAGATGCTCTACTCCGACGGTCCCATCGGTTCGCCTTTCCTCTACGACACCGGGGATCCGGCGAAGTTCCTGCTCGGCCGTCCCGACGGTGGCGACGTGCCGAGGAACCAGCAGGGGGTGGCGCTGATCGGCGACCCCCGCAACGACTCGCACCTGTTCGCGTTGACCCTGCACGGCGCGCTGCTGGGGGCGCACAACCGCCTCGTGGATCTGCTGCGGGACGACAACGTCACCGATGTCTTCGATCAGGCGCGGCAGGCCCTCACCTGGCATTACCAGTGGATCGTGGTCCACGACTTCCTGCCAAGGCTCGTCGGCCTGCCCCTGGTCGAGCAGGTGCTTGACGAGGGCGGCCGGTGGTTCGCGCCGCCGCCGGGGCAGGCCTGCATCCCGCTGGAGTTCTCCCACGCGGCCTTCCGCTACGGCCACAGCCAGATCCGCCACACCTACCGGCTCGTTCGCGGCGGGCCCGAACTACCGCTCTTCCCCGACCTCGTCGGGTTCCGGCCGGTGCCCGCCGGCCGGCGCCTCGACCTCGCGCTGATCTTCGACCTGCCCGGCCACCCGCCGGCGCAACGGGCGAAACGCATCGACGGCCGCCTTCCCGCAAGTCTCATCGCACTGCCCGAGCAGCTCACCGGCATCGTCGAGGCCGCCGCCCACCGTTCGCTCGCCGTCCGGGACCTCCTCCGCGGCGGGATCACCGGTCTGCCCAGCGGCGAATCCGTCGCCCGCCACCTCGGCGTGCCGCCGTTGACCGCGGACGAAGGTTCTTGGCCGCACGGCACTCCACTGTGGATCTACATCCTCGGCGAAGCCCAGCACCGCGGCGGCGGCGACCGCCTCGGCCCGGTCGGCGGCTGCATCGTCGCGGAAGTCCTGATCGGACTGCTGCGCGCCGACCCGTCGAGCTACCTGAGCCGCGAACCGGACTGGCAACCGACCCTGCCCGCCGCGGGACCGGCCTTCGGCCTGGCCGACCTGCTCACGCTCGGCCGCTGA
- a CDS encoding cupin domain-containing protein — MSLTVLQEAKPPFIPEGAQAMTIVIEYPPGDPGTPPHRHPGPAFGYVLEGEMVFELEGEPPRVVRAGEAFWEPGGEVIHYQDGNNRDDVPVRFTVTMLCEPGKPMVDLVDAEELRAKGWSKK, encoded by the coding sequence ATGTCATTGACCGTGCTACAGGAGGCGAAACCGCCCTTCATCCCGGAGGGGGCGCAGGCGATGACCATCGTCATCGAGTACCCGCCGGGCGACCCCGGCACCCCGCCGCACCGCCACCCCGGACCGGCCTTCGGCTACGTGCTGGAGGGCGAGATGGTGTTCGAGCTCGAAGGCGAACCGCCGCGCGTCGTGCGCGCCGGCGAGGCGTTCTGGGAGCCGGGCGGCGAGGTCATCCACTACCAGGACGGCAACAACCGCGACGACGTCCCGGTGCGGTTCACCGTCACCATGCTCTGCGAACCGGGCAAGCCGATGGTCGACCTCGTGGACGCAGAAGAACTCCGGGCGAAAGGCTGGTCGAAGAAATGA
- a CDS encoding SDR family oxidoreductase yields the protein MKIAVIGGTGLIGSRVVTILTKNGHQAVPHSPSTGLDLLSGQGLAEALAGAEVVVNLTNSPTFDDASPAFFRTTMDNLLEAAGAAGVGHAVILSIVGADLVPGLVYYRAKVLQEDILKAGPVPYSIVRATQFFEFMAPTMSWTADENTVRLPATRVQPIAADDVAQAVAEVSMGAPLRGTRNVAGPEVFTLDELGRITLAAQGDQRSVITDDQAGLFAAASGDALIAKDGAVIAKTTYREWLAR from the coding sequence ATGAAGATCGCCGTCATCGGCGGGACCGGGCTCATCGGCTCCCGAGTGGTCACGATCCTGACCAAGAACGGGCACCAAGCCGTCCCGCACTCGCCGTCCACCGGGCTGGACCTGCTCAGCGGGCAGGGCCTGGCCGAGGCGCTGGCCGGGGCCGAGGTCGTCGTCAACCTGACGAACTCGCCGACGTTCGACGACGCCTCGCCCGCGTTCTTCCGGACGACCATGGACAACCTCTTGGAGGCCGCCGGCGCGGCCGGCGTCGGCCACGCGGTCATCCTCTCGATCGTGGGCGCCGACCTGGTGCCGGGCCTGGTCTACTACCGCGCCAAGGTGCTGCAGGAGGACATCCTCAAGGCCGGGCCCGTGCCGTACTCGATCGTCCGCGCCACGCAGTTCTTCGAGTTCATGGCCCCGACGATGTCCTGGACCGCCGACGAGAACACCGTCCGCCTGCCCGCGACACGCGTCCAGCCCATCGCCGCCGACGACGTCGCCCAGGCGGTGGCCGAAGTCAGCATGGGCGCGCCGCTGCGGGGTACCCGGAACGTCGCCGGACCGGAGGTGTTCACGCTCGACGAGCTGGGCAGGATCACCCTCGCCGCCCAGGGTGACCAGCGCTCCGTCATCACCGACGACCAGGCCGGACTGTTCGCGGCGGCCTCCGGCGACGCTCTCATCGCCAAGGACGGGGCCGTCATCGCGAAGACCACCTACCGGGAGTGGCTGGCGCGCTGA
- a CDS encoding RNA polymerase sigma-70 factor, whose protein sequence is MADSGPSADLEAATAVFTQVRPRLFGIAYRMLSSVTEAEDLVQEVWLRWQTYDRSTVANPDAFLATTTTRLAINVLQSARKRRETYIGPWLPEPVDTGADPYLGAERGEALEFAALLLMEKLTPNERAAYVLREAFDYSYAQIADILSSTEPAVRQLVSRARKHIATERRTPVTAAEQRELLTTFLAAARSGDLTALERLFTPDVTSLSDGNGRKGVARTPVVGAARVAKFLLAISTWFWDGLDVQWAITNGQTSAVLRRDGAVYGLLTVSATTEGVDQVLWLVNPEKNKAVSVGTERARPA, encoded by the coding sequence GTGGCGGATTCCGGACCGAGTGCCGATCTCGAGGCGGCCACGGCTGTCTTCACCCAGGTGCGGCCGCGCCTGTTCGGGATCGCGTACCGCATGCTCAGCAGCGTCACCGAGGCCGAAGACCTGGTGCAGGAGGTCTGGCTGCGCTGGCAGACCTACGACCGGTCCACAGTGGCCAACCCGGATGCGTTCCTGGCCACGACGACCACCCGGCTGGCCATCAACGTCCTCCAGTCGGCGCGGAAGCGGCGTGAGACCTACATCGGGCCGTGGCTGCCCGAACCGGTCGACACCGGCGCGGACCCGTACCTGGGCGCCGAGCGCGGTGAGGCGCTCGAGTTCGCGGCCCTGCTGCTGATGGAGAAGCTCACCCCGAACGAACGCGCCGCCTACGTGCTGCGGGAAGCCTTCGACTACTCCTACGCGCAGATCGCCGACATCCTGTCCTCGACCGAACCCGCGGTGCGGCAGCTGGTCAGCCGGGCCCGCAAGCACATCGCGACCGAACGGCGCACCCCGGTGACCGCGGCCGAGCAGCGCGAGCTGCTGACCACGTTCCTCGCCGCCGCCCGCTCCGGCGACCTGACCGCGCTGGAACGGCTCTTCACTCCGGACGTGACCAGCCTGTCCGACGGCAACGGCCGCAAGGGCGTCGCCCGCACGCCGGTCGTGGGCGCGGCCCGGGTGGCGAAGTTCCTGCTGGCGATCTCCACGTGGTTCTGGGACGGCCTCGACGTGCAGTGGGCGATCACGAACGGGCAGACGTCCGCGGTGCTGCGCCGGGACGGCGCTGTGTACGGCCTGCTCACCGTCAGCGCCACCACCGAAGGCGTCGATCAGGTCCTGTGGCTGGTCAACCCCGAGAAGAACAAGGCGGTGTCCGTGGGGACCGAGCGTGCTCGACCGGCATGA
- a CDS encoding FAD-dependent oxidoreductase has translation MTEHRIATSVLVIGTGGGGLRAAIELAERGVDVLAVGKRAKSDAHTTLAAGGINAALATMDPQDSWQQHAADTLKESYLLADPETVRIVTENAARGIDDLERYGMPFAREADGKISQRFFGAHTYRRTAFAGDYTGLEIQRTLVNRAAQLGVPIRDTVYITRILVRDNVVFGAYGFDLAGGTRYVIHADAVILAAGGHTRIWRRTSSRRDENTGDSFRLAVLAGGRIRDAELVQFHPSGLIAPENAAGTLVSEAARGEGGVLRNALGERFMARYDPGRMELSTRDRVALAAYTEIKEGRGTPGGGVWLDVSHLPRERIMRRLPRVYQTLLELQMLDITREPIEIAPTAHYSMGGVWVRPEDHGTGVEGLYALGEAASGLHGANRLGGNSLIELLVYGRIVGAAVARYARELEAQQRSSAATEEARREVDELLAADGPENVRALQRTLRNTMTEHAGVVRDETGLRAGLTELDELESRMRDVGVHPDTAGFQDLAHAFDLKAAVLAARATLESALERRETRGCHNRADHPELDESLRVNLVWSGPGRVEREELPPIPEEIASLMCEVSAAGKLVE, from the coding sequence TGGCGGTCGGCAAGCGGGCGAAGTCGGACGCGCACACCACGCTCGCCGCCGGCGGCATCAACGCGGCGCTGGCCACGATGGACCCGCAAGACTCGTGGCAGCAGCACGCGGCGGACACGCTCAAGGAAAGCTACCTGCTCGCCGATCCCGAGACCGTGCGGATCGTGACCGAGAACGCCGCCCGCGGCATCGATGACCTCGAACGCTACGGAATGCCCTTCGCGCGCGAGGCCGACGGGAAGATCTCCCAGCGGTTCTTCGGCGCGCACACCTACCGCCGGACCGCGTTCGCCGGTGACTACACCGGGCTGGAGATCCAGCGGACCCTGGTCAACCGGGCGGCGCAGCTCGGCGTCCCGATCCGGGACACGGTCTACATCACGCGGATCCTGGTCCGGGACAACGTCGTCTTCGGTGCCTACGGGTTCGACCTCGCGGGCGGGACGAGATATGTGATCCATGCCGACGCGGTGATCCTCGCCGCCGGCGGGCACACGCGCATCTGGCGCCGCACCTCCTCGCGCCGGGACGAGAACACCGGGGACTCCTTCCGGCTCGCCGTCCTCGCCGGCGGTCGGATCCGGGACGCCGAACTGGTGCAGTTCCACCCGTCGGGTCTCATCGCGCCGGAGAACGCCGCGGGCACGCTCGTTTCGGAGGCGGCACGCGGCGAAGGCGGGGTGCTGCGCAACGCGCTCGGCGAGCGGTTCATGGCCCGGTACGACCCCGGCCGGATGGAACTGTCCACTCGCGACAGAGTGGCGCTGGCGGCGTACACCGAGATCAAGGAGGGACGCGGAACGCCGGGCGGCGGCGTGTGGCTCGACGTCTCGCACCTGCCGAGGGAGAGGATCATGCGAAGGCTTCCCCGGGTCTACCAGACGCTGCTCGAACTGCAGATGCTGGACATCACCCGGGAGCCGATCGAGATCGCGCCGACGGCGCACTACTCGATGGGCGGGGTGTGGGTGCGGCCGGAGGACCACGGCACCGGCGTCGAGGGCCTGTACGCCCTCGGCGAGGCGGCGAGCGGCCTGCACGGCGCGAACCGGCTCGGCGGCAACTCCCTGATCGAGCTGCTGGTCTACGGCCGCATCGTCGGTGCGGCCGTCGCCCGCTACGCACGTGAACTGGAAGCGCAGCAGCGGTCGTCGGCGGCGACGGAGGAAGCCCGGCGCGAGGTCGACGAGCTGCTGGCCGCCGACGGCCCGGAGAACGTGCGCGCCCTGCAGCGGACCTTGCGGAACACCATGACCGAACACGCCGGTGTGGTCCGCGACGAGACCGGTCTGCGCGCCGGTCTGACCGAGCTGGACGAACTGGAAAGCCGGATGCGGGACGTCGGCGTGCATCCCGACACCGCCGGGTTCCAGGACCTCGCGCACGCGTTCGACCTCAAGGCCGCGGTGCTGGCCGCGCGCGCAACACTCGAGTCGGCGCTCGAGCGCCGGGAGACGCGTGGCTGCCACAACCGCGCGGACCACCCGGAGCTCGACGAGTCGCTGCGGGTGAACCTCGTCTGGTCCGGCCCGGGGCGGGTCGAGCGCGAAGAGCTTCCCCCGATCCCGGAGGAGATCGCCTCGCTCATGTGCGAGGTGTCTGCTGCCGGCAAGCTCGTCGAATGA